Proteins encoded together in one Bacteroides ovatus window:
- the icd gene encoding NADP-dependent isocitrate dehydrogenase, which produces MSKITMQTDGTLLVPDVPTVPYITGDGVGAEVTPAMQAVVDAAIRKAYSGKRRIEWKEVLAGERAFNATGSWLPDETMETFQEYLVGIKGPLTTPVGGGIRSLNVALRQTLDLYVCLRPVRWYQGVQSPVKSPEKVNMCVFRENTEDIYAGIEWEAGTPEAEKFYQFLKDEMGVTKVRFPETSSFGVKPVSREGTERLVRAACQYALDHHLPSVTLVHKGNIMKFTEGGFKKWGYELAQREFGDALADGRLVIKDCIADAFLQNTLLIPEEYSVIATLNLNGDYVSDQLAAMVGGIGIAPGANINYQTGHAIFEATHGTAPNIAGKDVVNPCSIILSAVMMLEYFDWKEAAALIEKALEQSFLDARATHDLARFMPNGTSLSTSAFTREIVERIEKQK; this is translated from the coding sequence ATGAGCAAAATAACCATGCAAACAGATGGTACGTTGTTGGTACCCGATGTGCCTACCGTACCTTATATTACCGGCGATGGAGTAGGAGCCGAAGTGACTCCTGCCATGCAAGCCGTAGTGGATGCAGCTATCCGGAAAGCATATAGTGGCAAACGTCGGATCGAATGGAAAGAAGTGTTGGCGGGAGAACGTGCCTTCAACGCGACTGGTTCCTGGTTGCCGGATGAAACAATGGAAACTTTTCAGGAATACCTGGTAGGAATCAAAGGTCCGTTGACAACTCCTGTCGGAGGTGGAATCCGTTCGTTGAACGTAGCACTGCGTCAGACACTTGATTTATACGTCTGTCTTCGTCCGGTTCGTTGGTATCAGGGAGTACAGTCGCCTGTCAAATCACCGGAGAAAGTGAACATGTGTGTGTTCCGTGAAAATACGGAAGATATTTATGCAGGTATCGAATGGGAAGCCGGAACTCCGGAAGCTGAAAAGTTCTATCAATTCCTGAAAGACGAAATGGGCGTGACAAAAGTCCGTTTCCCGGAAACCTCTTCTTTCGGTGTGAAACCTGTATCACGTGAGGGCACGGAGCGTCTTGTGCGTGCTGCCTGCCAGTATGCGCTCGACCATCATTTGCCTTCCGTAACGCTGGTGCATAAAGGGAATATCATGAAGTTTACCGAAGGTGGTTTCAAAAAATGGGGCTACGAACTGGCGCAACGTGAATTTGGCGATGCTTTGGCAGATGGCAGACTGGTGATAAAAGATTGCATTGCGGATGCTTTCTTACAAAATACACTCCTGATTCCCGAAGAATATTCCGTGATAGCCACCTTAAACCTCAACGGAGACTACGTTTCCGACCAACTGGCGGCCATGGTAGGCGGTATCGGCATTGCTCCGGGAGCAAATATCAACTACCAGACAGGTCATGCCATCTTTGAAGCGACTCACGGAACAGCTCCCAATATTGCGGGAAAAGATGTAGTGAACCCTTGTTCTATAATCCTTTCGGCAGTAATGATGCTCGAATATTTTGACTGGAAAGAAGCGGCTGCTCTGATAGAGAAAGCCTTGGAACAAAGCTTCCTGGACGCTCGTGCTACACACGATTTAGCCCGTTTTATGCCGAATGGAACCTCCCTCTCTACTTCCGCTTTCACTCGTGAGATCGTGGAAAGAATTGAAAAACAAAAGTAA
- a CDS encoding aconitate hydratase, whose product MVYDVTMLEAFYAAYKGKVEHVRAILKRPLTLAEKILYAHLYDVADLKDYKRGEDYVNFRPDRVAMQDATAQMALLQFMNAGKDQVAVPSTVHCDHLIQAYKGAKADIATARLTNEEVYDFLRDVSSRYGIGFWKPGAGIIHQVVLENYAFPGGMMVGTDSHTPNAGGLGMVAIGVGGADAVDVMTGMEWELKMPKIIGVRLTGKLSGWTSPKDVILKLAGILTVKGGTNAIIEYFGPGTESLSATGKATICNMGAEVGATTSLFPFDGRMATYLRATGRDCVVDWAESVGADLRADDIVTNEPSNYYDRVIEIDLSELEPYINGPFTPDAATPISEFAEKVLLNGYPRKMEVGLIGSCTNSSYQDLSRAASLAKQVTEKNLSVASPLIVNPGSEQIRATAERDGMIEAFERLGATIMANACGPCIGQWKRETDDPTRKNSIVTSFNRNFAKRADGNPNTYAFVASPELTMALTIAGDLCFNPLKDRLVNHNGEKVKLSEPVGDELPLKGFEQGNEGYIAPHGAKTEIRVKPDSQRLQLLTPFPAWDGQDLLNMPLLIKAQGKCTTDHISMAGPWLRFRGHLENISDNMLMGAVNVFNGETNRVWNRSTNTYGTVSGTAKMYKSEGIPSIVVAEENYGEGSSREHAAMEPRFLNVRVILAKSFARIHETNLKKQGMLALTFVDKADYDKIREHDLLSVSGLVHFAPGRNLTIILHHEDGTKESFEVQHTYNEQQIAWFRAGSALNAR is encoded by the coding sequence ATGGTATATGATGTGACTATGTTAGAAGCTTTCTACGCTGCTTATAAAGGAAAGGTAGAACACGTACGGGCTATACTGAAACGCCCTTTGACGTTGGCCGAGAAAATTTTGTATGCTCATCTGTATGATGTAGCCGATTTGAAAGATTACAAACGGGGGGAGGATTATGTGAATTTCCGTCCCGACCGTGTGGCTATGCAGGATGCAACTGCGCAGATGGCTTTGCTTCAATTTATGAATGCAGGTAAGGATCAGGTGGCTGTGCCTTCGACAGTACATTGCGATCATTTGATACAGGCGTATAAAGGTGCAAAGGCGGATATTGCTACGGCAAGACTGACTAATGAAGAAGTATACGACTTCCTCCGTGATGTATCTTCCCGTTATGGCATCGGCTTCTGGAAACCGGGAGCAGGAATTATCCATCAGGTGGTGCTCGAAAACTATGCTTTCCCCGGCGGTATGATGGTGGGAACAGACTCTCATACGCCTAATGCAGGCGGACTGGGCATGGTGGCTATCGGTGTTGGTGGTGCGGATGCCGTGGATGTGATGACAGGAATGGAATGGGAGCTGAAAATGCCGAAGATTATCGGTGTCCGTCTGACCGGAAAACTAAGCGGTTGGACCTCTCCGAAAGATGTAATCCTGAAATTGGCCGGCATCCTTACCGTAAAAGGAGGAACGAATGCTATTATCGAATATTTTGGTCCCGGAACTGAATCCCTTTCTGCTACCGGGAAAGCTACCATTTGCAATATGGGTGCCGAAGTTGGAGCTACTACCTCTTTGTTCCCCTTTGACGGACGCATGGCTACTTATTTGAGAGCTACCGGAAGAGATTGTGTAGTCGATTGGGCTGAATCTGTTGGTGCAGACCTTCGTGCAGACGACATTGTGACCAACGAACCATCCAACTATTACGACCGTGTAATTGAAATAGACTTGTCAGAACTCGAACCTTATATAAACGGGCCATTTACACCGGATGCCGCTACTCCTATCTCTGAATTTGCAGAAAAAGTGTTATTGAACGGCTATCCCCGTAAAATGGAGGTGGGCTTGATAGGTTCATGTACCAATTCTTCTTATCAGGATTTGAGCCGTGCAGCTTCTTTGGCAAAGCAGGTGACAGAAAAGAATTTGAGCGTTGCTTCTCCGCTGATCGTCAATCCGGGTTCGGAGCAAATCCGGGCTACTGCCGAAAGAGACGGTATGATTGAGGCTTTTGAACGGCTGGGAGCCACGATTATGGCAAATGCTTGTGGACCTTGTATCGGTCAGTGGAAACGTGAGACGGACGATCCGACACGGAAAAACTCAATCGTCACCTCTTTTAACCGTAATTTTGCCAAACGTGCTGACGGTAATCCCAACACCTATGCGTTTGTAGCTTCTCCGGAACTAACGATGGCGTTAACGATAGCCGGTGATCTCTGTTTCAACCCGTTGAAAGACAGATTGGTGAATCATAACGGAGAAAAAGTGAAACTCTCCGAGCCTGTAGGAGATGAACTTCCTTTGAAAGGTTTTGAACAGGGAAATGAGGGATATATTGCCCCCCACGGAGCAAAAACGGAAATCAGGGTAAAACCGGATTCCCAACGTCTCCAGCTTCTGACTCCTTTCCCGGCATGGGACGGACAGGACTTGCTGAACATGCCTTTATTGATTAAAGCACAGGGAAAATGTACTACCGACCATATCTCTATGGCAGGTCCGTGGCTCCGCTTCCGTGGACATTTGGAGAATATTTCCGACAATATGCTGATGGGAGCTGTCAATGTTTTCAATGGTGAAACGAACCGTGTTTGGAATCGTTCGACAAATACTTATGGAACAGTTTCCGGTACGGCAAAGATGTATAAGTCCGAAGGTATTCCGTCTATTGTTGTTGCCGAAGAGAATTATGGAGAAGGTTCCAGCCGTGAACATGCAGCCATGGAACCACGCTTCCTCAATGTACGTGTCATTTTGGCTAAGAGTTTTGCCCGTATCCACGAAACAAACCTGAAAAAACAAGGAATGCTTGCTCTTACTTTTGTAGATAAAGCAGACTATGATAAAATTCGGGAACACGATCTTCTGTCCGTATCAGGCTTAGTCCATTTCGCACCGGGGCGCAATCTGACGATTATTCTTCATCACGAAGACGGAACGAAAGAAAGTTTTGAAGTGCAACATACCTATAATGAACAGCAGATAGCCTGGTTTCGTGCCGGTTCTGCCTTAAATGCAAGATAA
- a CDS encoding AAA domain-containing protein encodes MKYFFYPERRFVTFAPIMSNNPKSPIIDLQQQQLLLRMEYEYEKEEFKRQTETMGVARKVKRGLCWYPVSLGRSYYNSLNQLVIDITRTENKEIEHSFEFGRPVCFFHQSFEGKVKYMNFIATVSFADEERMVVVLPGAGALAELQTDGILGVQLYFDETSYRAMFEALEDTIRAKDNRLAELRDILLGTQKPGFRELYPVRFPWLNSTQETAVNKVLCTRDVSIVHGPPGTGKTTTLVEAIYETLHREPQVLVCAQSNTAVDWICEKLVDRGVPVLRIGNPTRVNDKMLSSTYERRFESHPAYPELWGIRKSIREMGSRMRRGSYSEREGMRNRMSRLRDRATELEIQINADLFDSARVIASTLVSSNHRLLNGRRFSTLFIDEAAQALEAACWIAIRKADRVILAGDHCQLPPTIKCIEASCGGLDHTLMEKVVQQKPSAVSLLKVQYRMHEAIMQFPSDWFYHGELEAAPEVRYRGILDFDTPMNWIDTSEMDFHEDFVGESFGRINKQEANLLLQELKTYIERIGKERILDERIDFGLISPYKAQVQYLRGKIKGSSFLRPFRSLITVNTVDGFQGQERDVIFISLVRANEDGQIGFLNDLRRMNVAITRARMKLVILGDASTLTKHPFYKRLMLFIKKED; translated from the coding sequence ATGAAATATTTTTTCTACCCGGAACGAAGATTTGTTACCTTTGCGCCTATTATGAGTAATAATCCGAAAAGTCCCATTATAGACCTTCAGCAACAGCAACTCCTCCTGCGGATGGAGTATGAATATGAGAAGGAAGAATTTAAGCGGCAGACCGAAACAATGGGCGTTGCCCGTAAAGTGAAGCGCGGTCTCTGCTGGTATCCTGTCTCTCTTGGTCGAAGTTACTACAATTCGCTGAATCAGCTTGTAATAGATATTACACGGACCGAAAATAAAGAAATAGAGCATTCCTTTGAGTTCGGCCGTCCTGTTTGCTTTTTCCACCAGTCATTCGAAGGAAAAGTGAAGTACATGAATTTCATCGCTACTGTCAGCTTTGCCGACGAAGAACGAATGGTCGTTGTACTCCCCGGAGCGGGAGCTTTAGCGGAACTGCAAACTGACGGTATACTGGGAGTACAACTTTATTTTGACGAAACATCGTACCGGGCCATGTTCGAGGCACTGGAAGACACGATACGCGCCAAAGACAACCGCCTGGCGGAACTGCGCGACATTTTGTTGGGTACCCAAAAGCCGGGATTCCGCGAATTATATCCTGTCCGCTTCCCATGGCTGAACAGTACACAGGAAACAGCAGTCAACAAGGTGCTATGTACGCGTGATGTATCTATTGTTCACGGTCCTCCGGGAACCGGAAAGACAACGACTCTTGTCGAAGCGATTTACGAAACATTGCACCGGGAACCACAAGTGCTTGTTTGTGCGCAAAGCAACACGGCTGTCGACTGGATTTGTGAGAAACTGGTAGACCGGGGAGTACCCGTGCTCCGCATTGGAAATCCAACCCGAGTCAACGACAAAATGCTTTCATCCACCTACGAACGCCGGTTCGAAAGTCATCCTGCCTATCCGGAGCTTTGGGGAATCCGTAAATCTATCCGCGAAATGGGTAGCCGGATGCGCCGGGGTAGTTATTCTGAACGGGAAGGAATGCGTAATCGCATGAGTCGTCTCCGCGACCGCGCCACGGAGTTGGAAATACAAATCAATGCCGATCTTTTCGACAGTGCCCGCGTGATTGCTTCTACCCTAGTCAGCAGCAACCACCGCCTGCTCAACGGACGTCGTTTTTCGACTTTATTCATTGACGAAGCTGCACAAGCCCTCGAAGCTGCCTGCTGGATCGCTATCCGCAAAGCAGACCGGGTCATCCTTGCAGGAGATCATTGTCAACTTCCGCCGACTATCAAATGTATAGAAGCCTCCTGTGGAGGATTGGATCATACATTAATGGAAAAAGTAGTTCAGCAAAAACCTTCCGCGGTCTCTCTATTAAAAGTACAGTACAGAATGCATGAAGCCATCATGCAGTTTCCCTCTGACTGGTTTTATCATGGAGAACTGGAAGCTGCTCCGGAAGTACGCTATCGGGGGATTCTTGATTTCGACACTCCCATGAACTGGATCGACACTTCAGAGATGGACTTTCACGAAGACTTTGTAGGCGAAAGTTTCGGACGCATCAATAAGCAGGAAGCCAACCTACTACTGCAAGAACTGAAAACTTACATCGAACGTATCGGCAAAGAACGGATACTGGATGAAAGAATTGATTTCGGTCTGATTTCACCCTACAAGGCGCAAGTGCAATATTTGAGGGGAAAGATCAAAGGGAGCAGCTTTTTACGTCCTTTCCGCAGCCTCATCACCGTAAACACGGTAGACGGTTTTCAGGGACAGGAGCGAGATGTCATTTTCATCAGTCTTGTACGTGCCAACGAGGATGGACAGATTGGATTCCTGAATGATTTGCGAAGAATGAATGTAGCGATTACAAGGGCACGAATGAAGCTTGTTATATTAGGAGATGCCTCCACCCTTACCAAACATCCTTTCTATAAAAGATTGATGTTATTCATTAAAAAGGAGGATTAA
- a CDS encoding LruC domain-containing protein gives MMCFNLPQRMINIAKLACVISVVSVAFSSCLQKDVYDPANSGDKEEVTLDNYFDFATTKNIQLNIDYGKECPRAYFEVYAENPLSYVAEGGQIIKKAGVSHIATGFTDIQGRYIKPASFPTAVSEVYIYSPDFGVPTLYKTKVVGSDVSAKITFENALDVTPVDSSTRSAQTRAAVKFITDVIPNVLGTWNANSGKPDYLDASKKINVDATLKSYITTYFPEGKNNVGPLVTDNADILIKEDANVVINYFGGDTGAKSVFAYYCYPKDASIDKIRKATKHACVIFPNAHGNSLGYYSGVAVNLKYINETGNFPQKDPERIPANTKIGFLIWNNGWVNAKANGNMFYSTKSLNSDKISHTAIFAAKNKAGDRVNVITMEDWKNGENDYNDVAFVISSNPIAAIEVPDVPNPGDRQGTEMYSGVLGFEDNWPEQGDYDLNDVVMKYQSSVDYNIDNKVLNIIDKFTLAWTGANYKNSFAYEVPFDLSKASKVTVNGSEASSYSGNVITLFKDAKAELGVSNVNAEDMINQNIQEKTYTVSIQFNNPTLDKSVVVAPYNPFIKVFNSATEVHLTDHKPTTGANNRFPSGADISRGDVDGTYFICKDGFPFAIHVDARLDASILNLDLKKENQRIDKTYPKFAEWAKTRDPQIKWWK, from the coding sequence ATGATGTGTTTTAACTTACCCCAGAGAATGATTAACATTGCTAAATTAGCATGTGTTATCAGTGTTGTTTCTGTTGCTTTCTCAAGCTGTTTACAGAAAGATGTATATGATCCTGCTAATTCAGGAGATAAAGAAGAAGTTACTTTAGATAACTATTTCGACTTTGCCACTACTAAAAATATTCAATTGAATATTGATTATGGAAAGGAATGTCCTAGGGCTTATTTTGAAGTTTATGCTGAAAATCCGCTTTCTTATGTGGCAGAAGGCGGTCAGATTATAAAGAAAGCAGGGGTGTCACACATTGCAACCGGATTTACAGATATACAAGGACGTTATATCAAACCGGCTTCTTTCCCGACAGCAGTTTCAGAAGTTTATATTTATTCTCCGGATTTTGGTGTGCCGACTTTGTATAAAACTAAAGTTGTCGGTTCGGATGTCAGCGCAAAAATAACCTTTGAGAATGCTCTTGATGTTACTCCTGTGGATTCATCAACGAGAAGTGCACAAACAAGGGCTGCGGTGAAATTTATTACAGATGTAATCCCGAACGTATTAGGAACTTGGAATGCAAATTCAGGTAAGCCTGACTATTTGGATGCTTCTAAGAAGATCAACGTGGATGCAACTCTCAAGAGTTATATAACGACATATTTTCCGGAAGGAAAGAATAACGTAGGACCTTTAGTTACTGATAATGCTGATATTCTGATAAAAGAAGATGCAAATGTCGTTATTAACTATTTTGGGGGAGACACAGGGGCGAAAAGTGTATTTGCTTATTATTGCTATCCGAAAGATGCTTCTATTGATAAAATAAGGAAGGCAACAAAGCATGCATGTGTCATATTTCCTAACGCACATGGAAATAGTTTAGGTTATTATAGTGGGGTTGCGGTTAATTTAAAATATATAAATGAGACTGGTAATTTCCCTCAAAAGGACCCGGAACGTATTCCGGCAAATACAAAGATTGGTTTCTTGATATGGAATAATGGCTGGGTAAATGCCAAGGCTAATGGGAATATGTTCTACTCAACCAAATCTTTGAATAGTGACAAAATTTCTCACACTGCAATTTTTGCAGCAAAAAATAAAGCAGGTGATAGAGTGAATGTTATCACTATGGAAGACTGGAAAAACGGTGAAAATGACTATAATGATGTTGCTTTCGTTATCTCTTCTAATCCTATTGCTGCTATTGAAGTTCCGGATGTTCCTAATCCGGGTGATCGACAAGGAACAGAAATGTATTCTGGAGTGCTTGGCTTTGAAGATAACTGGCCGGAACAAGGAGATTATGACTTGAATGATGTAGTCATGAAATATCAGTCAAGCGTTGATTATAATATAGATAATAAGGTTCTTAATATTATTGATAAGTTCACCTTGGCTTGGACGGGAGCTAATTATAAGAACTCGTTTGCTTATGAAGTTCCTTTCGATTTGAGTAAAGCTTCTAAAGTAACGGTTAATGGTAGTGAAGCTTCTTCCTATTCAGGTAATGTGATAACATTATTCAAGGATGCTAAAGCTGAATTGGGAGTATCCAATGTGAATGCGGAGGATATGATTAATCAGAATATTCAAGAGAAGACATATACGGTATCCATACAATTTAATAATCCTACTCTTGATAAATCAGTGGTGGTAGCTCCTTATAATCCTTTTATAAAAGTATTCAACTCTGCCACAGAAGTCCATCTGACAGATCATAAGCCGACGACTGGTGCGAATAATCGTTTCCCTTCCGGAGCTGATATTTCTCGTGGTGATGTAGATGGTACCTATTTCATTTGCAAAGATGGTTTTCCGTTTGCAATTCATGTAGATGCTCGTTTGGACGCTTCTATTTTGAATTTAGATCTTAAAAAGGAGAATCAGCGCATTGATAAAACATATCCTAAATTTGCAGAATGGGCAAAAACGCGCGATCCGCAAATAAAATGGTGGAAATAG
- the ilvC gene encoding ketol-acid reductoisomerase has translation MAQLNFGGTTETVVIRDEFPLEKAREVLKNETIAVIGYGVQGPGQALNLRDNGFNVIVGQREGKTYDKAVADGWVPGETLFGIEEACERGTIVMCLLSDAAVMSVWPTIKPYLTAGKALYFSHGFAITWNDRTGVVPPADIDVIMVAPKGSGTSLRTMFLEGRGLNSSYAIYQDATGKAYERTIALGIGIGSGYLFETTFQREATSDLTGERGSLMGAIQGLLLAQYEVLRENGHSPSEAFNETVEELTQSLMPLFAKNGMDWMYANCSTTAQRGALDWMGPFHDAIKPVVEKLYNSVKTGNEAQISIDSNSQPDYREKLNEELRQLRESEMWQTAVTVRKLRPENN, from the coding sequence ATGGCACAGTTGAATTTTGGAGGTACTACTGAAACTGTAGTAATCCGTGACGAATTTCCATTGGAAAAAGCTCGTGAAGTATTGAAAAATGAAACAATCGCTGTAATCGGTTATGGCGTACAGGGTCCTGGACAGGCACTGAACTTGCGTGATAACGGTTTCAATGTAATCGTTGGTCAACGTGAAGGAAAAACATACGATAAGGCAGTAGCAGACGGATGGGTTCCGGGTGAAACTTTGTTCGGTATCGAAGAAGCTTGTGAGAGAGGTACTATTGTAATGTGTCTGTTGTCTGACGCAGCAGTAATGTCAGTATGGCCTACTATCAAGCCTTACCTGACTGCTGGAAAAGCTCTTTATTTCTCACACGGTTTTGCTATCACTTGGAACGACCGTACAGGTGTAGTTCCTCCTGCTGATATCGACGTTATCATGGTTGCTCCTAAAGGTTCGGGTACATCTTTGCGTACTATGTTCCTCGAAGGACGCGGCTTGAACTCTTCTTATGCTATCTATCAGGATGCTACAGGCAAGGCTTACGAAAGAACCATCGCACTGGGTATTGGTATCGGTTCCGGTTATCTGTTCGAAACAACTTTCCAACGTGAGGCTACTTCTGACCTGACAGGTGAACGTGGTTCATTGATGGGGGCTATCCAAGGTTTGTTGCTGGCACAGTACGAAGTATTGCGTGAAAACGGTCATAGTCCTTCTGAAGCATTCAATGAAACAGTGGAAGAACTGACACAGTCATTGATGCCGTTGTTCGCAAAGAACGGTATGGACTGGATGTACGCTAACTGCTCTACTACTGCTCAACGTGGTGCTCTCGATTGGATGGGCCCATTCCACGATGCTATCAAACCGGTAGTTGAAAAGTTGTATAACAGTGTGAAGACTGGTAACGAAGCACAGATTTCTATCGACAGTAATTCACAACCTGATTATCGTGAAAAGTTAAACGAGGAGCTCCGTCAATTACGCGAAAGCGAAATGTGGCAGACTGCTGTAACTGTTCGTAAACTTCGTCCGGAGAATAATTAA
- a CDS encoding acyl-[acyl-carrier-protein] thioesterase: protein MSEENRIGTYQFVAEPFHVDFNGRLTMGVLGNHLLNCAGFHANDRGFGIATLNEDNYTWVLSRLAIELDEMPYQYENFSVQTWVENVYRLFTDRNFAIIDKDGKKIGYARSVWAMINLNTRKPADLLTLHGGSIVNYVCDEPCPIEKPSRIKVTSDQSIATLTAKYSDIDINGHVNSIRYIEHILDLFPIELYKTKRIRRFEMAYVAESYFGDELSFFCDEVNANEFHVEVKKNGNEVVCRSKVIFE, encoded by the coding sequence ATGAGTGAAGAAAATAGAATAGGGACTTATCAGTTTGTGGCAGAACCGTTCCATGTTGACTTCAACGGACGTCTGACTATGGGGGTACTGGGAAATCATCTACTGAATTGTGCAGGTTTTCACGCCAATGACCGTGGTTTTGGTATTGCAACGCTGAATGAGGACAATTATACATGGGTGCTTTCACGTCTGGCTATTGAGTTGGATGAAATGCCTTATCAGTATGAGAATTTCTCGGTTCAGACGTGGGTGGAAAATGTCTACCGTTTGTTTACGGACCGTAATTTTGCTATTATTGATAAGGATGGGAAGAAGATTGGCTACGCACGTTCCGTATGGGCAATGATTAATCTTAATACCCGCAAGCCTGCCGACTTGTTGACTTTGCATGGGGGAAGTATCGTAAACTATGTCTGTGATGAGCCTTGTCCGATTGAAAAGCCTTCACGTATCAAAGTGACAAGCGATCAGTCGATAGCTACCCTGACGGCAAAGTACAGTGATATAGATATCAATGGTCATGTAAACAGCATCCGTTACATCGAACATATCCTTGATTTGTTCCCGATTGAATTGTATAAGACCAAACGTATCCGTCGTTTTGAAATGGCGTATGTGGCGGAAAGCTATTTTGGTGATGAACTCTCTTTCTTCTGCGATGAAGTGAATGCAAACGAGTTTCACGTAGAAGTGAAGAAGAATGGCAACGAAGTTGTTTGCCGCTCGAAAGTGATATTTGAATAA
- the ilvN gene encoding acetolactate synthase small subunit, with product MSDKTLYTIIVHSENIAGLLNQVTAVFTRRQINIESLNVSASSIKGVHKYTITAWTDKDIIEKVVKQIEKKIDVIQAHYFTEDEIYFHEIALYKVSTPAFQENPEASKLIRRYNARIVEVNPVFSIVEKNGMSEDITSLYGELKALNCVLQFVRSGRVAITTSCFERVNEFLDGREAMYNQSKNQ from the coding sequence ATGAGTGATAAAACGTTATATACAATCATTGTTCATTCGGAGAATATAGCTGGATTGCTGAATCAGGTAACTGCTGTATTTACCCGTCGGCAAATAAATATTGAGAGTCTGAATGTATCTGCTTCTTCTATTAAAGGTGTACATAAGTATACAATAACAGCCTGGACTGATAAGGACATCATTGAGAAGGTAGTGAAACAGATCGAAAAGAAGATCGACGTGATTCAGGCACATTATTTCACAGAGGATGAGATTTATTTCCACGAGATTGCATTATATAAGGTGTCTACTCCTGCTTTTCAGGAGAATCCGGAAGCATCCAAGCTGATTCGTAGATACAATGCACGTATAGTGGAAGTCAATCCGGTATTTTCTATTGTCGAGAAAAATGGAATGAGCGAAGATATAACTTCGCTCTATGGTGAACTGAAGGCTTTGAATTGTGTTTTGCAGTTTGTTCGTTCAGGACGTGTAGCGATTACTACCAGCTGTTTTGAACGGGTGAATGAGTTTCTCGATGGACGGGAAGCTATGTATAACCAAAGTAAAAACCAATAA